The following are encoded together in the Pseudomonas sediminis genome:
- a CDS encoding DUF1329 domain-containing protein, whose amino-acid sequence MLNKHRLMAVAVALAFSAGSALAAVSSQEAAKLGDTLTPFGAEKAGNAAGTIPAWTGGITQPPAGYARSGQHHVNPFPDDKPLFTITAANLSQYEANLTPGQIAMFKAYPETYQMPVYQTRRSGSAPQWVYDNTVKNATSAKLVDGGNGFSDAYGGIPFPIPQNGVEALWNHIARYRGTYIVRRASEVAVQRNGAYSLVTSQQEALFKYYLQNGSFADLNNIMFYYLSFTTSPARLAGGAVLVHETLDQVKEPRQAWGYNAGQRRVRRAPNLAYDTPIAAADGLRTADDTDMFNGAPDRYDWKLVGKKEIYIPYNNYKVTSPEVKYKDLLQVGHLNPALTRNELHRVWVVEGTLKSGARHIYSKRTLFLDEDSWQAAVVDQYDGRGELWRVSIAYLKNYYDLPTTWSALDVFHDLQARRYHVQNLDNEESNTIDFTQATPDDGYFKPAALRRRGTR is encoded by the coding sequence ATGCTGAACAAGCACAGGCTGATGGCCGTAGCCGTTGCGCTGGCATTTTCCGCCGGCTCCGCGCTGGCTGCCGTTTCCTCGCAGGAAGCCGCAAAACTTGGCGATACCCTGACTCCCTTCGGCGCCGAAAAAGCCGGCAACGCAGCCGGCACTATTCCGGCCTGGACCGGTGGCATCACCCAGCCGCCGGCGGGTTACGCCCGCTCGGGCCAGCACCACGTCAATCCGTTCCCGGACGACAAGCCGCTGTTCACCATCACCGCGGCCAACCTGAGCCAGTACGAGGCCAACCTGACCCCGGGTCAGATCGCCATGTTCAAGGCTTATCCGGAAACCTATCAGATGCCGGTCTACCAGACCCGCCGCTCCGGCTCCGCGCCGCAGTGGGTCTATGACAACACCGTCAAGAACGCCACCAGCGCTAAGCTGGTCGATGGCGGCAACGGCTTCTCCGATGCCTACGGCGGTATCCCGTTCCCGATCCCGCAGAACGGTGTCGAGGCGCTGTGGAACCACATCGCCCGCTACCGCGGCACCTATATTGTGCGTCGCGCCTCGGAAGTGGCAGTACAGCGCAATGGCGCTTACTCGCTGGTCACTTCCCAGCAGGAAGCGCTGTTCAAGTACTACCTGCAGAACGGCTCCTTCGCCGACCTGAACAACATCATGTTCTACTACCTGTCCTTCACCACCAGCCCGGCGCGTCTGGCCGGTGGTGCGGTACTGGTTCACGAGACTCTGGATCAGGTCAAGGAACCCCGTCAGGCCTGGGGTTACAACGCCGGTCAGCGCCGCGTGCGTCGTGCGCCGAACCTGGCTTACGACACCCCGATCGCCGCTGCTGACGGTCTGCGTACCGCCGACGACACTGACATGTTCAACGGTGCTCCGGATCGCTATGACTGGAAACTGGTGGGCAAGAAGGAAATCTACATCCCGTACAACAACTACAAGGTCACCAGCCCCGAGGTTAAGTACAAGGATCTGCTGCAGGTGGGTCACCTCAACCCGGCGCTGACCCGTAACGAACTGCACCGCGTGTGGGTGGTCGAGGGCACGCTGAAGTCCGGCGCCCGCCACATCTACTCCAAGCGTACCCTGTTCCTCGACGAGGACAGCTGGCAGGCTGCGGTGGTGGATCAGTACGACGGTCGTGGCGAGCTGTGGCGCGTTTCCATCGCTTACCTGAAGAACTACTACGATCTGCCGACCACCTGGTCCGCGCTCGATGTGTTCCATGATCTGCAGGCGCGTCGTTATCACGTGCAGAACCTGGACAACGAAGAGAGCAATACCATCGACTTCACCCAGGCCACTCCGGACGACGGCTACTTCAAGCCAGCAGCCCTGCGTCGCCGCGGTACGCGATAA
- the pepN gene encoding aminopeptidase N encodes MRTEQSKTIYLKDYQVPDYLIDETHLTFELFEDHSLVHAQLVMRRNPEAGAGLPKLVLDGQQLELLELKLDDRELSAGDYTLTDSHLTLQPTQERFVVDSSVRIHPESNTALEGLYKSGKMFCTQCEAEGFRKITFYLDRPDVMSKFTTTVSAEQHAYPVLLSNGNPIASGSEEGGRHWATWEDPFKKPAYLFALVAGDLWCVEDSFTTMSNREVALRIYVEPENIDKVQHAMDSLKRSMKWDEEVYGREYDLDIFMIVAVNDFNMGAMENKGLNIFNSSCVLAKAETATDAAHQRVEAVVAHEYFHNWSGNRVTCRDWFQLSLKEGFTVFRDSEFSADTHSRTVKRIEDVAYLRTHQFAEDAGPMAHPVRPDAYMEISNFYTLTIYEKGAEVLRMIHTLLGPQLFRKGSDLYFERHDGQAVTCDDFVKAMEDASGIDLTQFKRWYTQAGTPRLAVSEAYDSAAQTYSLTFRQSCPATPGQSEKLPFVIPVALGLLDAQGVELPLRLQGESASQGTSRVLSVTEAEQTFTFEGVAEKPLPSLLRGFSAPVKLHFPYDRDQLMFLMQHDSDGFNRWEAGQQLSVQVLQELIGQHQRGEALSLDQRLVTALRTLLEDESLDQAMVAEMLSLPGEAYLTEISEVADVEAIHAAREFARKELASALFAPLWARYQANREVSKATPYVAEAAHFARRSLQNIALSYLMLSEKPEVLAACVDQFDNADNMTERLAALAVLVNSPFQEEQGKALAMFADFFKDDPLVMDQWFSVQAGCPLPGGLERVHALMQHEAFTLKNPNKVRALIGAFANQNLINFHRADGAGYRFLADQVITLNALNPQIASRLLAPLTRWRKYGSARQALMKAELERILASGELSSDVYEVVSKSLA; translated from the coding sequence ATGCGCACCGAACAATCCAAGACCATCTACCTGAAGGACTATCAGGTTCCCGATTACCTGATCGACGAGACCCACCTGACCTTCGAGCTGTTCGAGGATCACAGCCTGGTGCACGCGCAACTGGTCATGCGTCGCAACCCTGAAGCCGGTGCCGGTCTGCCGAAACTGGTGCTCGACGGTCAGCAACTGGAGCTGCTGGAGCTCAAGCTCGATGATCGCGAGCTGAGCGCGGGTGATTACACCCTGACCGACAGCCACTTGACCCTGCAGCCGACCCAGGAGCGCTTCGTGGTCGACAGCAGCGTGCGCATCCACCCGGAGAGCAACACCGCGCTGGAGGGGCTGTACAAGTCCGGCAAGATGTTCTGCACCCAGTGCGAGGCCGAGGGCTTCCGCAAGATCACCTTCTACCTCGACCGCCCGGATGTGATGAGCAAATTCACCACCACGGTCAGTGCCGAGCAGCATGCCTATCCGGTGCTCTTGTCCAACGGCAACCCGATTGCCAGCGGCAGTGAAGAGGGTGGTCGCCACTGGGCGACCTGGGAAGACCCGTTCAAGAAGCCGGCCTATCTGTTCGCCCTGGTCGCCGGTGACCTCTGGTGCGTCGAGGACAGCTTCACCACCATGAGCAACCGCGAAGTGGCGCTGCGCATCTACGTCGAGCCGGAGAACATCGACAAGGTGCAGCACGCCATGGACAGCCTCAAGCGTTCGATGAAGTGGGACGAGGAGGTCTACGGCCGCGAGTATGACCTGGACATCTTCATGATCGTCGCGGTCAACGACTTCAACATGGGCGCCATGGAGAACAAGGGCCTCAACATCTTCAACTCCAGCTGCGTGCTGGCCAAGGCCGAGACCGCCACCGACGCTGCCCATCAGCGCGTCGAGGCGGTGGTGGCACACGAGTACTTCCACAACTGGTCGGGCAACCGCGTGACCTGCCGCGACTGGTTCCAGCTGTCGCTCAAGGAAGGCTTCACCGTGTTCCGCGACAGCGAGTTCTCCGCCGACACCCATTCGCGTACGGTCAAACGCATCGAGGACGTGGCATACCTGCGTACCCACCAGTTCGCCGAGGACGCGGGCCCCATGGCCCACCCGGTGCGTCCGGACGCGTACATGGAAATCTCCAACTTCTACACCCTGACCATCTACGAGAAGGGTGCCGAAGTGCTGCGCATGATCCACACCCTGCTCGGGCCGCAGTTGTTCCGCAAGGGCTCGGATCTGTACTTCGAGCGCCACGACGGCCAAGCGGTGACCTGCGACGATTTCGTCAAGGCCATGGAAGATGCCAGCGGTATCGATCTGACCCAGTTCAAGCGCTGGTACACCCAAGCGGGTACGCCGCGCCTGGCGGTCAGCGAGGCGTATGACTCCGCCGCGCAGACCTACAGCCTGACCTTCCGTCAGAGCTGCCCGGCTACGCCGGGGCAGAGCGAGAAGCTGCCGTTCGTGATTCCGGTGGCGCTCGGCCTGCTCGATGCCCAGGGCGTTGAGCTGCCGCTGCGCCTGCAGGGCGAAAGCGCGTCGCAGGGTACTAGTCGAGTGTTGTCGGTGACTGAAGCCGAGCAGACCTTCACCTTCGAGGGCGTCGCCGAGAAGCCGCTGCCCTCCTTGCTGCGCGGCTTCAGTGCGCCGGTCAAGCTGCACTTCCCCTATGACCGCGATCAGCTGATGTTCCTCATGCAGCACGACAGCGACGGCTTCAATCGCTGGGAGGCTGGCCAGCAATTGTCCGTGCAGGTGCTGCAGGAGCTGATTGGCCAGCATCAGCGCGGCGAGGCTCTGAGCCTGGATCAACGCCTGGTCACTGCGCTGCGAACCCTGCTTGAAGACGAGTCGCTGGATCAGGCCATGGTCGCGGAGATGCTTTCGCTGCCGGGCGAGGCCTACCTGACCGAGATCAGCGAGGTCGCAGATGTCGAGGCCATCCACGCCGCGCGCGAATTCGCCCGCAAGGAGCTGGCTTCCGCGCTATTCGCCCCGCTGTGGGCGCGCTACCAAGCCAACCGTGAAGTCTCCAAGGCCACCCCTTACGTGGCCGAGGCGGCGCACTTCGCTCGCCGCAGTCTGCAGAACATCGCGTTGTCCTACCTCATGCTCAGCGAGAAACCCGAGGTACTGGCGGCTTGCGTCGATCAGTTCGACAACGCCGACAACATGACCGAGCGCCTGGCGGCCCTGGCCGTACTGGTCAATTCGCCATTCCAGGAAGAGCAGGGCAAGGCACTGGCCATGTTCGCCGACTTCTTCAAGGACGATCCACTGGTCATGGATCAGTGGTTCAGCGTGCAGGCTGGTTGCCCGCTGCCGGGTGGTCTGGAGCGCGTGCATGCGTTGATGCAGCACGAAGCCTTCACCCTGAAGAATCCGAACAAGGTGCGTGCGCTGATCGGAGCCTTCGCCAACCAGAACCTGATCAACTTTCACCGCGCCGACGGGGCGGGCTACCGCTTTCTCGCCGACCAGGTGATCACCCTCAATGCGCTCAACCCGCAGATCGCTTCGCGCCTGCTGGCGCCGCTGACCCGCTGGCGCAAATACGGTTCGGCGCGTCAGGCACTGATGAAGGCCGAGCTGGAGCGCATCCTCGCTTCCGGCGAGCTGTCCAGTGATGTCTATGAAGTGGTGAGTAAAAGCCTGGCGTAA
- a CDS encoding DUF1302 domain-containing protein, translated as MEIKSRKPVLRFAPAKAGFAFAGVLPLLVAAQAQAVEFSFADNEITGSIDTTISYGQLWRVQGQDKTNNDINTNDGNRNFDTGLVSEVFKITTDLEASYQNYGVFVRGTAFYDTQIMDKRNDYYDANTPAQPSQSYPRDNTFTRETRHKAGRDAQILDAYVYGNWDVANMPVSGRFGKQVFNWGEGLFYRGGVNTTNPVDAAKFRLPGSEVKEVLVPVEALSFNIGLTDNLSMETFYQFNWKESAIDPVGTYFSETDLFADGGHTAYNESGALAGALTPNPLLGGLSLYQASVLNPAYGLNGSSFATSDAFKVASIKNDLNAKNDGQFGVAFRYIAEELNSTEFGFYFVNYHAKEPSIYAQLDDAYGGMTAGQFGALVGSAPVQGAALQTAAAAGVAGSPAAVAAIARQIAGGLVSVDLADQIQASRQYAEDVRMMGLSFNTTVGNASVFGEFSYRPNLPIGIATTNDLLGQVLQQAPQIALGQQVQVGGQTVSLDNRRLSNYERVEAFNTSIGTIYNFGPSLGFDSLFGVAELGSEHIRGSSLKYTDFQGNVRYYSGRANGSYISGYDRDDQINKNAYGYTLVLSGTWNDVYAGVNLSPFAVFKHDFEGNSHQTGNFIEGRKAYTVGMRASYLNSLEAELQYTEFYGAGQNNGARDRDNIGLNVKYSF; from the coding sequence ATGGAAATTAAGTCCCGCAAGCCCGTTCTACGTTTTGCCCCGGCCAAGGCCGGCTTTGCGTTCGCAGGCGTTCTGCCGTTGCTGGTCGCCGCCCAGGCTCAAGCGGTGGAGTTCAGCTTCGCCGATAACGAAATCACCGGTTCCATTGACACCACCATCTCCTACGGCCAGCTGTGGCGCGTACAGGGGCAGGACAAGACCAACAACGACATCAACACCAACGATGGCAACCGCAACTTCGATACCGGCCTGGTTTCCGAAGTGTTCAAGATCACTACCGACCTGGAGGCTTCCTACCAGAACTATGGTGTCTTCGTCCGTGGCACGGCTTTCTATGACACCCAGATCATGGACAAGCGCAACGATTACTATGATGCCAACACACCGGCTCAGCCGAGCCAAAGCTATCCGCGCGATAACACCTTCACACGTGAAACCCGCCACAAGGCAGGTCGTGACGCGCAGATTCTTGACGCCTACGTCTATGGCAACTGGGACGTGGCCAACATGCCTGTCTCTGGTCGTTTCGGTAAGCAGGTATTCAACTGGGGCGAGGGTCTGTTCTATCGCGGTGGTGTGAACACCACCAACCCGGTCGATGCTGCCAAGTTCCGTTTGCCAGGCTCGGAAGTGAAGGAAGTGCTGGTTCCGGTCGAGGCTCTTAGTTTCAACATCGGTTTGACCGATAACCTTTCGATGGAGACCTTCTATCAGTTCAACTGGAAAGAGAGTGCTATCGATCCGGTCGGTACCTATTTCTCTGAGACCGACTTGTTTGCTGACGGCGGTCATACCGCTTATAACGAAAGTGGTGCGCTAGCTGGGGCCCTGACACCGAACCCGCTGCTCGGTGGTCTTTCGCTTTATCAAGCCTCCGTATTGAACCCTGCTTATGGGCTGAATGGGAGTTCATTTGCCACGTCTGACGCTTTCAAAGTTGCATCTATCAAGAATGACCTGAATGCAAAGAACGATGGCCAGTTCGGCGTTGCGTTTCGCTATATTGCAGAAGAGTTGAACTCAACGGAGTTCGGCTTCTACTTCGTGAACTACCACGCCAAGGAGCCGTCGATTTATGCGCAGCTCGATGATGCCTATGGCGGTATGACGGCAGGACAATTTGGTGCTCTCGTCGGTAGTGCTCCTGTTCAGGGCGCGGCTCTGCAGACCGCAGCTGCCGCAGGTGTGGCAGGTAGCCCCGCTGCTGTTGCGGCTATTGCACGGCAAATTGCTGGTGGTCTGGTTTCAGTTGATCTGGCCGATCAGATCCAGGCTAGTCGCCAATATGCTGAAGATGTCCGTATGATGGGTTTGAGCTTCAACACCACTGTGGGTAATGCCTCGGTGTTTGGTGAATTCTCTTACCGCCCGAATCTTCCGATTGGTATTGCAACTACCAACGACCTGTTGGGGCAAGTGCTCCAGCAAGCGCCGCAGATCGCTCTGGGTCAACAGGTACAGGTTGGAGGCCAGACGGTGAGTCTTGATAATCGCCGCTTGAGCAACTACGAGCGCGTTGAGGCCTTCAATACTTCCATTGGCACCATCTACAACTTCGGCCCGTCTCTGGGCTTTGATTCTCTTTTTGGTGTGGCTGAACTCGGCTCTGAGCATATTCGCGGCAGCAGTCTGAAATACACAGACTTCCAGGGGAACGTGCGTTATTACTCTGGTCGTGCAAATGGATCCTACATCTCCGGCTACGATCGCGACGATCAGATCAACAAGAACGCCTATGGCTACACTCTGGTGCTCTCCGGTACCTGGAACGACGTTTACGCTGGCGTGAACCTGTCGCCCTTCGCCGTGTTCAAGCACGATTTCGAAGGTAACTCGCACCAGACCGGCAACTTCATCGAAGGTCGCAAGGCCTACACCGTCGGTATGCGTGCCAGCTACCTGAACAGCCTGGAAGCCGAGCTCCAGTACACCGAGTTCTATGGCGCAGGCCAGAACAACGGTGCGCGCGACCGAGACAATATCGGTCTGAACGTCAAGTACTCCTTCTAA